One Setaria viridis chromosome 3, Setaria_viridis_v4.0, whole genome shotgun sequence DNA window includes the following coding sequences:
- the LOC117849824 gene encoding protein BUD31 homolog 2: protein MPKIKTSRVKYPEGWELIEPTLRDLEAKMREAENDPHDGKRKCEALWPIFRISHQKSRYIYDLYYRRKEISKELYEFCLDQGYADRNLIAKWKKPGYERLCCLRCIQTRDHNFATTCVCRVPKHLREEKVIECVHCGCKGCASGD, encoded by the exons ATGCCTAAGATAAAGACAAGCCGTGTGAAATATCCTGAAGGATGGGAGCTTATTGAGCCAACACTTCGTGATTTGGAGGCCAAAATGAGGGAAG CTGAAAATGATCCACATGATGGGAAGAGGAAGTGTGAAGCTCTATGGCCCATCTTTCGTATTTCTCATCAGAAGAGTCGCTACATATACGATCTTTACTATCGAAGGAAGGAAATATCAAAAGAGCTATATGAGTTTTGCTTGGACCAAGGCTATGCTGATCGCAATCTGATTGCAAAGTGGAAAAAG CCAGGTTATGAGCGCCTCTGTTGCCTCCGATGCATACAAACACGAGACCACAACTTTGCAACCACTTGCGTCTGTAGGGTCCCCAAGCACCTCAGGGAGGAGAAAGTGATAGAATGCGTCCACTGCGGATGCAAGGGTTGTGCCAGCGGCGATTAA